The following coding sequences lie in one Aspergillus luchuensis IFO 4308 DNA, chromosome 8, nearly complete sequence genomic window:
- a CDS encoding FAD-binding oxidoreductase (COG:S;~EggNog:ENOG410PJHA;~InterPro:IPR006094,IPR036318,IPR016166,IPR016167, IPR016169;~PFAM:PF01565;~SMCOG1138:FAD linked oxidase domain protein;~antiSMASH:Cluster_8.10;~go_function: GO:0016491 - oxidoreductase activity [Evidence IEA];~go_function: GO:0050660 - flavin adenine dinucleotide binding [Evidence IEA];~go_function: GO:0071949 - FAD binding [Evidence IEA];~go_process: GO:0055114 - oxidation-reduction process [Evidence IEA]), with protein MEQVPLVGSNATTACDFPGACCLALATILGQDKVSFADIAAYEASQGSYFAQQNSELQPSCVVFPDSADDVSIAITTILAISSGVPDTQKAGCQFAIRSGGHNSFGGASNIDNGVTIDLRALNSIRIQDAPSQKDEDEDAQDKEPQHTVLVGAGATWGEVYALLDPLGLSVAGGRAAQVGVGGLTLGGGISYFSPRYGWTCDSLVGAEVVLANGTIVYLDEDQHPDWMAALRGGGANFGVVTGFNLRTFPQGLIYGGFIYHSTETIDAQLRAFAELADPKAGASSYDEYASLITSFGFAGGQGAAIVNSVVYTGELEELEDDGVTPPPTVYRALFDIPQLFSTVRVAPMHEVAIEQGSFSQSGKRQLSVVATHGVTLSMLNATYLRWNSSLVAVQDVPGIVWSISLEPLPPAIYAREPPDHNAMGLSSSEQPERPLVVTLLSATWDDAADDARVEEAAKALFSGFESDAYALDAYNSFVYLNYAAQWQNPIASYGPESVEQLQRISREVDPTGVFRNMMPGGFKIPL; from the exons ATGGAGCAGGTCCCGCTCGTTGGCAGCAATGCTACTACAGCTTGTGATTTCCCGGGTGCCTGC TGCCTCGCCCTGGCTACAATTTTAGGACAGGACAAAGTTTCCTTTGCCGACATTGCTGCTTATGAAGCGTCCCAGGGATCGTACTTTGCCCAGCAGAATAGCGAGCTTCAGCCTTCGTGCGTGGTGTTTCCAGACTCAGCCGATGACGTATCAAttgccatcaccaccatatTAGCAATATCTTCTGGTGTACCTGATACCCAGAAAGCGGGCTGCCAGTTTGCGATTCGCTCTGGCGGCCACAATTCCTTCGGAGGCGCATCCAACATCGATAATGGCGTCACCATTGATCTGCGCGCTCTCAACTCTATCCGGATACAGGATGCTCCATCACagaaagatgaggatgaagatgcgcAAGACAAGGAGCCACAACACACAGTCCTTGTCGGAGCAGGCGCTACATGGGGCGAGGTCTATGCCCTGCTCGATCCGTTGGGTCTCTCGGTTGCAGGAGGCCGCGCTGCACAGGTCGGGGTTGGCGGGCTGACCCTCGGGGGCGGCATCTCCTACTTCTCACCGCGCTACGGGTGGACGTGTGACAGCTTGGTCGGCGCAGAGGTGGTCTTGGCTAACGGCACAATTGTATATTTGGATGAGGACCAACATCCGGATTGGATGGCAGCGCTACGCGGGGGCGGCGCTAACTTTGGGGTTGTCACAGGCTTCAATTTGCGGACTTTCCCACAGGGTCTTATTTACGGCGGGTTCATCTACCACAGCACTGAGACTATTGACGCCCAATTACGTGCCTTCGCCGAGCTGGCTGATCCCAAGGCCGGCGCGAGCAGCTATGATGAGTATGCTTCGTTGATCACCAGTTTTGGGTTCGCCGGAGGCCAGGGGGCTGCCATAGTGAATAGTGTTGTGTATACGGGAGAGCTCGAGGAActagaggatgatggagtaACACCGCCCCCAACTGTGTACAGAGCGCTTTTCGACATCCCACAGTTGTTCAGCACCGTGCGTGTGGCACCCATGCATGAGGTGGCTATTGAGCAAGGGTCGTTTTCACAGAGCGGGAAACG ACAGCTAAGTGTAGTAGCAACGCATGGCGTGACCCTTTCTATGTTGAATGCGACCTACCTCCGGTGGAACTCCAGTCTGGTAGCCGTACAGGACGTGCCAGGCATTGTGTGGTCGATCTCTCTTGAGCCACTACCTCCGGCAATTTATGCGCGGGAACCTCCCGATCATAATGCTATGGGATTATCATCCTCCGAACAGCCTGAGCGGCCACTAGTGGTGACCTTACTGAGCGCCACCTGGGATGACGCGGCTGATGATGCCCGGGTTGAGGAAGCCGCCAAGGCGCTGTTTTCAGGCTTTGAATCGGATGCGTATGCATTGGATGCATATAATTCTTTTGTCTATCTGAATTATGCGGCGCAATGGCAGAACCCGATTGCTAGTTATGGCCCTGAGAGCGTTGAGCAATTGCAACGCATCAGCCGTGAGGTAGATCCAACGGGCGTCTTCCGGAATATGATGCCAGGGGGTTTCAAGATACCGCTGTGA
- a CDS encoding beta-ketoacyl reductase (COG:Q;~EggNog:ENOG410PFKE;~InterPro:IPR009081,IPR036736,IPR036291,IPR020806, IPR013968;~PFAM:PF00550,PF08659;~antiSMASH:Cluster_8.10;~go_function: GO:0031177 - phosphopantetheine binding [Evidence IEA]), with amino-acid sequence MVQRGARTLVFLSRSGSDHHDAPRVLEEIATEGANGVAYKCDICDLEQVEATMKQMATNGLPAVRGIVQAAMALADSTFEQMTPDQWELSTKIKALGSWNLHLTAPAEIDFFVMLSSASGIAGLHGQGNYAAGNTFIDALAHHRHARGLPAVSIDVGPVTDIGYMAQRSDITELIRSLGFVGLNGDELLGILQTTMGSDENTRKSSNPQIILGLPTGGHLAAEGLDVPYTLSNARLARLSRIGAISQDDGESGPALSEQIKKAPSRASATEAVTDALRARLANQMMVEVEDVDASKPVSGYGVDSLTAVDIRVWCLKEAQADVSILDIVNYSSIMDLAQTIVENSRLASNDKWED; translated from the exons ATGGTGCAACGAGGTGCTCGAACTCTGGTATTTTTATCACGCAGCGGTTCAGATCATCATGATGCCCCAAGGGTACTCGAGGAAATCGCTACCGAAGGGGCAAACGGTGTAGCATACAAATGTGACATCTGTGATTTGGAGCAGGTCGAAGCGACAATGAAGCAGATGGCGACGAACGGGTTACCGGCTGTTCGGGGAATTGTGCAGGCCGCGATGGCCCTTGCC GATTCAACATTTGAACAAATGACACCCGATCAATGGGAGCTAAGCACCAAAATCAAAGCGCTCGGCTCTTGGAATCTGCACCTCACTGCACCAGCAGAAATAGATTTCTTCGTTATGCTATCCTCGGCTTCTGGTATTGCCGGACTGCATGGCCAGGGGAATTATGCAGCCG GAAACACCTTCATTGATGCGCTTGCACATCATCGCCATGCACGGGGTCTACCTGCAGTGTCGATTGATGTCGGGCCAGTAACTGACATAGGATACATGGCCCAGAGAAGCGATATCACAGAACTTATCAGATCCCTCGGTTTTGTCGGTCTCAATGGTGACGAGCTTCTCGGTATTCTGCAAACAACAATGGGCAGTGACGAAAACACCCGCAAGTCCAGCAACCCGCAGATCATTCTGGGGTTGCCTACTGGTGGACATTTGGCCGCCGAGGGTCTTGATGTGCCATACACTCTTTCCAACGCCCGGCTGGCCCGTCTAAGCCGAATCGGAGCGATAAGCCAAGACGACGGTGAATCCGGTCCGGCATTATCGGAACAGATTAAGAAGGCGCCAAGCCGAGCGTCTGCCACTGAGGCAGTGACGGACGCGCTCAGGGCTCGGCTAGCGAATCAGATGATGGTCGAAGTTGAGGACGTTGACGCATCGAAGCCTGTCAGTGGATACGGAGTGGACAGCTTAACTGCTGTTGATATTCGCGTATGGTGTTTGAAGGAGGCCCAAGCCGATGTCTCCATTCTGGACATTGTGAACTATTCTTCGATTATGGATTTGGCGCAGACCATTGTGGAGAACTCGCGGTTGGCTTCAAATGACAAGTGGGAGGATTAG
- a CDS encoding uncharacterized protein (COG:M;~EggNog:ENOG410PVDX;~InterPro:IPR039367;~antiSMASH:Cluster_8.10;~go_function: GO:0000009 - alpha-1,6-mannosyltransferase activity [Evidence IEA]): protein MSTAGNGHIYHAIEYVAGRLEGLARENNVTVGEVTMEMIPDVVDVTGPQAITVALLETISEEVGRGVGKEEIEGIGEGGVLLGDVLVLPQASFAALQGGMPQGQGEYLVSHHYAGSWKNEVGGEEGVKEDDGGEEQDGEEEVVIVVEGDGDENEGKEERSE, encoded by the coding sequence ATGTCTACCGCCGGGAATGGACATATCTATCATGCGATTGAGTATGTGGCGGGACGGTTGGAGGGGCTTGCGAGGGAGAATAATGTGACTGTGGGCGAGGTGACGATGGAGATGATTCCggatgtggtggatgtgACGGGGCCGCAGGCTATTACTGTTGCGTTGTTAGAGACGATTAGTGAGGAGGTGGGACGCGGAGTGggcaaggaggagattgaggggATTGGGGAGGGCGGGGTGTTGCTCGGGGATGTGCTTGTGTTGCCTCAGGCGAGCTTTGCGGCGTTGCAGGGCGGGATGCCGCAGGGGCAGGGGGAGTATTTGGTTAGTCATCATTATGCGGGGAGTTGGAAGAATGaggtgggtggggaggagggggttaaggaggatgatgggggggaggagcaggatggggaggaggaggtggtgattgttgtggagggggatggtgatgaaaatgaggggaaggaggaaagaagtgAGTGA
- a CDS encoding serine/threonine-protein kinase (COG:T;~EggNog:ENOG410PHU4;~InterPro:IPR017441,IPR008271,IPR000719,IPR011009;~PFAM:PF07714,PF00069;~SMCOG1030:serine/threonine protein kinase;~antiSMASH:Cluster_8.9;~go_function: GO:0004672 - protein kinase activity [Evidence IEA];~go_function: GO:0005524 - ATP binding [Evidence IEA];~go_process: GO:0006468 - protein phosphorylation [Evidence IEA]) produces the protein MGNSQGKQVAATDELNLNQFRLLRVVGKGAFGKVRIVEKKDTGLTFALKYIRKEEVVRSESVRNIIRERRMLEHLNHAFLCNLRYSFQDIEYIYIVVDLMNGGDLRFHISRKCFTEEAVRFWIAELGCALRYIHSQGIIHRDVKPDNILLDSEGHVHLADFNVASDFRPGKPLTSKSGTLAYLAPEVYEGGGYYCEVDWWSLGVTFYECIYNKRPFEGRSQDVLSENIKKAQPKYYVTNPAVSVPCLRAMSAFMERDRSKRIGAISFESFTSHMFFADLDFVALEAKEIPPVFRPSSDKTNFDATYDLEELLLEEAPLEARARRQKPRAELREDATAKEIREDELHRLIETMFEPFDYTKVNYVGNAADAIAASTNPEECLPIHQTQSSTHSRQVSQPDLSRNSPPLRNDGSVSHLTQPDTPSPLSEAPTQASLPPPPPPPAPPFHRPLPPTAVRPRGATRKQSKGGGVQMVLEEAGSWSELADHSSTLPAEGYDTGSVKGKGSNSGMLAFLSRKKGRDRSPKPQEPGVLGKEGARQIIS, from the exons ATGGGAAACTCGCAAGGGAAACAGGTGGCTGCCACCGATGAGT TGAACTTGAATCAGTTTCGTTTGTTGCGGGTGGTTGGCAAGGGTGCGTTCGGCAAGGTTCGCATcgtggagaagaaagacaccGGGTTGACGTTTGCGCTGAAATATAttcggaaggaagaag TTGTCCGGTCGGAAAGCGTACGAAATATCATCCGTGAACGGCGGATGCTCGAGCACCTCAACCATGCCTTCCTTTGCAACTTGAGATACAGCTTCCAAGACATTGAATATAT TTACATTGTGGTGGATTTGATGAACGGCGGTGACCTCCGTTTTCACATCTCGCGGAAATGTTTTACGGAGGAGGCAGTGAGGTTCTGGATAGCTGAGCTGGGTTGCGCTCTGAGGTACATTCATTCGCAGGGAATTATCCATCGTGACGTCAAGCCGGACAATATTCTGCTTGACTCGGAGGGGCATGTTCATTTGGCCGATTTT AACGTCGCCTCCGACTTTCGACCCGGCAAACCTCTCACAAGTAAATCGGGAACACTGGCGTATCTCGCTCCGGAAGTGTATGAAGGAGGCGGATACTATTGCGAAGTTGATTGGTGGTCACTTGGAGTTACATTCTACGAGTGTATCTACAACAAG CGCCCGTTCGAAGGTCGGAGCCAGGACGTGCTCAGCGAAAATATCAAAAAGGCGCAACCAAAGTACTACGTCACCAACCCCGCGGTCTCCGTTCCCTGCCTCCGAGCAATGTCGGCGTTTATGGAAAGAGATCGGTCGAAGCGAATTGGTGCGATCAGCTTTGAGAGCTTCACTTCGCATATGTTTTTCGCCGACCTCGACTTTGTTGCCCTGGAGGCGAAGGAAATCCCGCCCGTGTTCCGTCCATCCAGCGACAAGACCAACTTTGACGCCACATATGACTTGGAGGAACTACTCTTGGAGGAGGCGCCGCTCGAGGCCAGAGCTCGCCGGCAAAAACCGAGAGCCGAGTTGCGGGAGGATGCGACGGCTAAGGAAATTCGCGAGGACGAACTGCATCGTCTCATTGAGACGATGTTTGAGCCCTTCGATTATACAAAGGTGAACTACGTAGG CAACGCTGCGGATGCGATTGCAGCATCAAC AAACCCGGAAGAATGCCTGCCGATCCACCAAACGCAGTCGTCAACGCATTCCCGACAAGTCTCACAGCCCGACCTCTCCAGAAACTCGCCTCCTCTCCGAAACGATGGCTCTGTCAGTCACTTGACTCAGCCTGACACCCCGTCTCCTCTCAGCGAAGCCCCCACGCAAGCCTCgctacctcctccacccccaccgcCGGCCCCGCCCTTCCACCGTCCCTTGCCACCGACTGCCGTGCGCCCGCGGGGCGCGACCCGGAAACAAAGCAAGGGCGGAGGGGTACAGATGGTGTTGGAAGAAGCGGGTAGCTGGAGCGAGCTTGCGGATCATAGCTCCACCCTGCCTGCCGAAGGCTACGATACCGGGTCAGTCAAGGGGAAGGGCTCCAATAGCGGCATGCTCGCCTTCCTcagcaggaagaaggggcGCGATAGGAGCCCCAAGCCCCAGGAGCCCGGTGTGCTGGGTAAAGAAGGCGCCCGGCAGATTATCAGCTGA